The Ictalurus furcatus strain D&B unplaced genomic scaffold, Billie_1.0 scf3, whole genome shotgun sequence genome has a window encoding:
- the LOC128604804 gene encoding piwi-like protein 1 — MRGLPLMTSMPLEIWLLSHTRRNADVAHSLLQTLNKVPVGIHFQRPGMMEYDDRQEALLRALQQRVGQQVQMVGLTHWVESSVTM, encoded by the exons ATGCGAGGTCTTCCTCTGATGACCAGCATGCCTCTGGAGATCTGGCTGCTGTCCCATACGCGCCGTAACGCTGACGTCGCTCACTCACTGCTGCAGACCCTCAACAAAGTGCCCGTGGGCATCCACTTTCAGAGGCCGGGAAT GATGGAGTACGATGATCGACAGGAGGCTCTGCTGAGAGCTCTGCAGCAGAGAGTGGGGCAACAGGTTCAGATGGTGGGTCTCACACACTGGGTAGAATCAAGTGTGACCAtgtag